The sequence CACCCGGTCTTCGTACAGCGCGTCGCTGGCCACCACGGGCTGAAGGGCCTGCGGCGTTGGCGCGGGCTGCACGCGGGCGTCGCCCTGCACGGTGCCGTCCAGTCCGCTGGGGCCTCGGTCGGCCAGCACGGTCGCTCCACTGGCGGTGGGCAGCGTGTTGGCCGGATAGTAAGCAAGCAGGTTTGCTTCGTCACCCTCCAGCGGGTGCCACAGGCTGTGCCGGATGCGATCGCGCGAGCGGGCGGCCGACCAAAAGCGGATGTCGTCAAGCTGGGCGGCGAGCGTAGCGGTGGGCGGTGCTGCCGCGGCGCCAAGGCGCACCGGGGCCGTGTTTTGCGCCAGCGGCCCCATAGCTGTGGCCGTGCCATCACGCCTGCCATCCACATACAACGTCTTGTCGCCCGTCGCGGCGTTGTACACCACGGCGATGTGATGCCACTGCCCGTCGTCTACCGGCGTGCGGCCTTCTAAGCGCGACGTTGAGCCGCCGTGCGTGCTCACAAATACGAGCGTGCCTTCGGCTCCGGACTGCCGGATCGCCCAACTTCCACTTCCTTTGGCCACAATGGGCACGTTGGGCGTGGCAAAACCGTCGGCTTTCAGCCAAAACGCAACGGTAAAGCTACCCGTGAAGTCAAACGCAGCAGACTGAGACAGCACGACCTGATCGTCGGTGCCGTCCAGTACAAGCGCCTGCGCTCCCGACTGTGCGGCCGCCGAAAGCGCGGTACCGCCCCACACGGCAAGCGCCACCAAAAAACCTGCAACAAAACGACGAAATAGCATGCGACTCGTAGATGCAATCATGATTACGTCTTTTGTCTTCAAGATTGGCGGATCGGCCGATCCGCCAGCTCGTGTAGCATAACCACCACGAAGCGGTGGTACTTCAAGTGATGTGTCAACTTTTTTAAGCTACCAGCACCCGTTCGGAAGAGCACGCGGCGGCATGCTCGGTGGGCGCGCGGTCGTGGTAGTCGCGAAATTGCGTGCTGAAGCTTTGCACGCTGCTGTATCCGACGGCAAAGGCGATTTGCGTAACCGACTGCTCGGTGCGCAACAACGCCCGTGCGGCCTGCATGCGGCGGGCGCGGATGAGCGCACAGGGCGACACGTCGTAGTAGGCCTGCACGCGACGATACAGTGTGCTCCGACTCATGGCGAGATGATGCGCAAGCTCTTGCACGCCAAAGGTGGGCACATCGAGGTGATGCTGAATGGCGTGTTCAAGGCGCTGGCGAAAAAGGGAGGGATGCTGACGGGCGGGACGCGACGTCGTCATGACGAAGGGTGTGGGAAACGTGAGCAAGCAAACGATCCATGACGCCATTGGATGACGTCGCTGTAAGGATAGCGTGCGCTCGTTTGTCTTGCGTTGCGTGAGCGTCCCAATCTTTTGCGTGAGCGTGTCACGGCACGTTTCAACCGCCCGCAGGGCGCCTGTGGGCCGATTAGGTTTATGCGTCTACAGGCGAGGTGCGACGCGTGCAGGTCCGCAGCCGCTGCGCCCACGGATGCGCAGGCGGCTCGGCAGAAGGCGGCTGCAGCTCATCTACCCAGTGCGCCAGCTGCCGCGCGCAGCTCCACGATAGCGTGACGCCTGCCCCGCCGTGGCCGTAGTTGTGAAGCACGGGACGCCCATCGGTCCACGTGTCGCGCGCCAGGCGCAGCGGCGTCCGATGGAACCGATAGCCGACGGTTGTGCGGGCGTCGTGGAGCGCCACCCGGTGGCCGGTGAGCTGCTCCACCAGGGTTGCGTTGAGGTCGAGCACCGCCGCGGGCACCTCCAGGCCATCAACGATGCGCGTGGGTGGGGGCAACGACGGCCCGCTCCACCCCGAGGGCGTCCACGGAGCAGCGGTCTTGGTGCCGCCCAGCAGCCAGGCATCGCCGCGCGGGTAGAAGTACAGCCCGCCGGCGGCCCCATCGGCCCCGCGGTACTGCGCGGGCGACGGAGTGTAGTTGTACGAGCAGCGCCGCCCGGTGCCCGGAGGCACGCGTACCAGCACGCCCCGGATGAGCTGCAGCGGAGCGGGATCGTCAAAGAGTTGCGGCGCCCCGGCGCCCAGCGTGTTCACCATGATATCAGCCGGCAGGGCATCGAGGGAGGCGCGCGTCAGGTCTTGCGGGACGACGCGACCGCCGAGTGTTTGGTAGAGCCGTCCAAGACGTGCGACGTACACCGGTGCCTCCGCAAAGAACACCCGGAAGGCCCACCCAAAGATGTGCGCCGCTCCGGGACGGCGCGGCGCTTCCGGGAGGCCGCGGCCGTCGCGGGGAAACGCCCGGAGGTGCCGAAGCGCCTCAGCGTACGCGGGCAACGCCACCGGCGCCTCGTACACCTCGTAGTGATCCTGCACGCGCACGCCAAACGACGGATCGGTGCACAACGCTGCAAAAAACTTCTGTGCAACGCGTAGATGCGCCGCAACGTGGTCGATGGCAACGGTATGCGGAATCACGGAGGCCGCCGGGTACAGACTAGCCACCCGCGGCGGCCGCGCATCCCCCGGCCGGTCAGCGCGGGTACGGGCGTATATCGTGGTCGCGTAGCCCATTGCTTGCAGCAACACACCGGTCGTAAGGCCACTGACGCCTCCTCCTAAAATTGCAACAGATCTCATGCGCCGCGTGCTGTCCTGTTTATACGCCTGTTTACTTTCTAACGTGCGCCAACAATGCTACGATTTTATGGATGCAAAGATACAGTGCACCTGCACAGGCATTCCGAATTGACTCA comes from Salisaeta longa DSM 21114 and encodes:
- a CDS encoding helix-turn-helix domain-containing protein; translation: MTTSRPARQHPSLFRQRLEHAIQHHLDVPTFGVQELAHHLAMSRSTLYRRVQAYYDVSPCALIRARRMQAARALLRTEQSVTQIAFAVGYSSVQSFSTQFRDYHDRAPTEHAAACSSERVLVA
- a CDS encoding FAD-dependent oxidoreductase — translated: MRSVAILGGGVSGLTTGVLLQAMGYATTIYARTRADRPGDARPPRVASLYPAASVIPHTVAIDHVAAHLRVAQKFFAALCTDPSFGVRVQDHYEVYEAPVALPAYAEALRHLRAFPRDGRGLPEAPRRPGAAHIFGWAFRVFFAEAPVYVARLGRLYQTLGGRVVPQDLTRASLDALPADIMVNTLGAGAPQLFDDPAPLQLIRGVLVRVPPGTGRRCSYNYTPSPAQYRGADGAAGGLYFYPRGDAWLLGGTKTAAPWTPSGWSGPSLPPPTRIVDGLEVPAAVLDLNATLVEQLTGHRVALHDARTTVGYRFHRTPLRLARDTWTDGRPVLHNYGHGGAGVTLSWSCARQLAHWVDELQPPSAEPPAHPWAQRLRTCTRRTSPVDA